The following are encoded in a window of Gasterosteus aculeatus chromosome 5, fGasAcu3.hap1.1, whole genome shotgun sequence genomic DNA:
- the trim16 gene encoding tripartite motif-containing protein 16, translating into MFKHNATLHLPAARFHLVASFSNKAGGGGGSDWACVCVCVCVCVCVCVGGAELSLAVALAHILAGCGCAASPLIQELQRVACCSQRGDMADTGGAPAPPRQQHQQPGSGVQSEDNSASGPESMKSPNKTQPAGAPEQNGTGAVIGGKEEQDPKGAEETKIQDDLKECEDPEKPEEEPPEPLGPDDVVCDSCIESPRKALKSCLTCLVSYCEAHLRPHLENPKFQNHRLVEPLRDIERRTCESHKWPLELFCCADECCVCQDCVTEEHRGHNTAPVTEARSRIEKELREKQGEMVRTVAAGENAINKLQLNTVSIELSVTEVRAEIESQFEELQAVVERAKREVTEILEGEEKQALRQAEGIRVHLEQRCSELKKTQGQMEKLSKHKNDVDFLQEYSQWKKESTDISLPSVYIGLTDRLKSFSRVIVDSTRELCAMLVSSYIEKVKDTCKNDKMGIKTTVHEIVARKQHMSLPNPVTHADFLKYVAHVSFDADSAHKFLRLTEENRKVTNTTPWQHPYPDVPERFDNWRQVLATESFYLGRHYFEVDISGEGTHIGVAYKSIDRKGGESNSCITGNNFSWCVQWNGRAFSAWHSGVETPLAVEKFTRIGVYVDYAGGLLAFYGVDDALTLIHEYRAEFLEPLYPAFWLSKKENVVALVAPGEPLRLKSPSPPSSPTSGAIAPITAAEQ; encoded by the exons ATGTTTAAACACAACGCAACTCTACACCTCCCTGCTGCTCGGTTCCACCTTGTCGCTTCTTTCTCCAACAaggccgggggaggaggggggagtgactgggcgtgtgtgtgcgtgtgtgtgtgtgtgtgtgtgtgtgtgtgtgtgggaggggcgGAGCTCTCGCTGGCTGTGGCCCTCGCTCACATCCTCGCCGGGTGTGGCTGCGCGGCTTCTCCACTGATCCAGGAACTGCAGCGAGTCGCTTGTTgttcacagagaggagacatgGCCGATACAGGAggagcccccgcccccccccggcagcagcaccagcagcccgGCTCAGGTGTGCAGAGCGAGGACAACTCTGCTTCAGGCCCCGAGAGCATGAAGAGCCCCAACAAGACCCAACCAGCCGGGGCCCCCGAGCAGAACGGGACAGGGGCCGTGATCGGGGGCAAAGAGGAGCAGGACCCTAAGGGGGCCGAGGAGACCAAAATCCAGGATGACCTGAAGGAGTGTGAGGACCCGGAGAAGCCCGAGGAGGAGCCTCCGGAGCCCCTGGGCCCCGACGACGTGGTGTGCGACTCGTGCATTGAGAGCCCCCGCAAGGCCCTCAAGTCCTGCCTCACCTGCCTGGTGTCCTACTGCGAGGCCCACCTCCGGCCCCACCTGGAGAACCCAAAGTTCCAGAACCACCGGCTGGTGGAGCCGCTCAGGGACATCGAGAGGCGGACCTGCGAGAGCCACAAGTGGCCCCTGGAGCTCTTCTGCTGCGCCGACGAGTGCTGCGTGTGTCAGGACTGTGTGACGGAGGAGCACCGGGGCCACAACACGGCCCCCGTGACGGAGGCCCGGAGCCGGATAGAG aaggagctgagggagaagCAGGGCGAGATGGTGAGGACGGTGGCGGCAGGAGAGAACGCCATCAACAAACTTCAACTCAACACCGTCTCCATTGAG CTTTCAGTGACGGAGGTGCGGGCGGAGATCGAGAGCCAGTTCGAGGAGCTGCAGGCGGTGGTGGAGCGGGCGAAGCGGGAGGTGACGGAGATCCTGGAGGGCGAGGAGAAGCAGGCGCTGAGGCAGGCCGAGGGCATCCGGGTCCACCTGGAGCAGAGGTGCTCGGAGCTGAAGAAGACACAGGGGCAGATGGAGAAGCTCTCCAAGCACAAGAACGATGTGGACTTCCTACAG GAGTACTCCCAGTGGAAGAAGGAGTCCACTGACATCTCCCTGCCGAGCGTCTACATCGGCCTGACGGACCGCCTGAAGTCCTTCAGCCGCGTGATCGTGGACTCCACGCGGGAGCTGTGCGCCATGCTGGTGTCTTCTTACATAGAGAAGGTCAAAGACACGTGCAAGAACG ACAAGATGGGCATAAAGACGACCGTTCATGAGATTGTTGCAAGGAAGCAGCACATGTCTTTACCAAATCCAGTGACACACGCAGACTTCCTCAAGT ATGTCGCCCACGTGAGCTTCGACGCCGACAGCGCTCACAAGTTCCTGAGGCTGACGGAGGAAAACCGGAAGGTGACCAACACCACGCCGTGGCAGCACCCTTACCCCGACGTACCGGAGCGCTTCGACAACTGGCGCCAGGTCCTGGCCACCGAGAGCTTCTACCTGGGGCGCCACTACTTCGAGGTGGACATCAGCGGCGAGGGCACGCACATCGGCGTGGCCTACAAGAGCATCGACCGCAAGGGCGGCGAGAGCAACAGTTGCATCACGGGGAACAACTTCTCCTGGTGCGTCCAGTGGAACGGCCGCGCCTTCTCCGCGTGGCACAGCGGCGTGGAGACCCCGCTCGCCGTGGAGAAGTTCACGCGCATCGGGGTCTACGTGGACTACGCCGGAGGCCTGCTGGCCTTCTACGGCGTGGACGACGCCCTGACGCTCATCCACGAGTACCGGGCGGAGTTCCTGGAGCCGCTGTACCCGGCGTTCTGGTTGTCCAAGAAGGAGAACGTGGTGGCCTTGGTGGCGCCCGGGGAGCCGCTGCGGCTCAAGAGCCCGTCTCCTCCCAGCTCGCCCACCAGCGGAGCGATCGCTCCCATAACAGCAGCGGAGCAGTGA